The following coding sequences lie in one Apus apus isolate bApuApu2 chromosome 16, bApuApu2.pri.cur, whole genome shotgun sequence genomic window:
- the TBX3 gene encoding T-box transcription factor TBX3, giving the protein MNIPMRDPVIPGTSMAYHPFLPHRAPDFAMSAVLGHQPPFFPALALPPNGAAALSLPGALAKPIMDQLVGAAETGIPFSSLGHQAAAHLRPLKTLEPEEEVEDDPKVHLEAKELWEQFHKRGTEMVITKSGRRMFPPFKVRCTGLDKKAKYILLMDIVAADDCRYKFHNSRWMVAGKADPEMPKRMYIHPDSPATGEQWMSKVVTFHKLKLTNNISDKHGFTILNSMHKYQPRFHIVRANDILKLPYSTFRTYVFPETEFIAVTAYQNDKITQLKIDNNPFAKGFRDTGNGRREKRKQLTLQSMRVYDERQKKENPTSDESSNEQTAFKCFAQSSCPAVPAVGTSSLKDLCPSEGDSDADSKDDPLLEGNEAGKISTTTATTPAPASSAAAPGDDPREKGGSPSKSHFFPGDSAGNRSRERTEKAPPDSRHSPATISSSTRGGSLSGEELKSPLRDGPKVDENRLLGKEPFTPLTVQTDSTAHLSQGHLQNLGFPPALAGQQFFNPLGNGHPLLLHPGQFAMGGAFSGMAAGMGPLLATVSGASAGVSGLDNTVMATAAAQGLSGASAAALPFHLQQHVLASQGLAMSPFGSLFPYPYTYMAAAAAASSAASSSVHRHPFLSAVRPRLRYSPYPLPVPLPDGSSLLTTALPGLAAGSSEGKTGGLNTSPASVPLDSASDLTSRSSTLSSGSVSLSPKLGADKEAATSELQNIQRLVSGLDPKQDRSRSGSP; this is encoded by the exons ATGAATATACCGATGAGAGATCCAGTAATCCCTGGGACAAGCATGGCTTATCATCCTTTTTTACCTCACCGGGCACCGGACTTTGCCATGAGCGCTGTGTTGGGACACCagcctcccttcttcccggcCCTGGCTTTGCCTCCCAACGGGGCAGCTGCCCTTTCCCTTCCCGGGGCTCTGGCTAAACCCATCATGGATCAGTTagtgggagctgcagagactggtatccccttttcttccctgggtcaccaggcagcagctcatCTGAGGCCTTTAAAAACTTTGGAGCCAGAAGAAGAGGTGGAAGACGATCCGAAAGTGCATCTGGAAGCCAAAGAGCTTTGGGAGCAATTCCATAAAAGAGGCACGGAGATGGTGATTACCAAATCGGGAAG GAGAATGTTTCCTCCATTTAAAGTGAGGTGCACTGGACTGGATAAAAAGGCCAAGTACATTTTATTGATGGATATCGTGGCGGCTGATGATTGTAGGTACAAATTCCATAATTCCCGGTGGATGGTAGCCGGCAAAGCTGACCCTGAAATGCCAAAGAGAATGTACATCCACCCGGACAGCCCGGCCACCGGCGAACAATGGATGTCCAAAGTCGTCACCTTTCACAAGCTGAAGCTCACTAACAACATCTCTGACAAGCACGGATTT ACCATTTTAAACTCCATGCACAAGTACCAGCCCCGCTTCCACATCGTCCGAGCCAACGATATTCTCAAGCTTCCCTATAGCACGTTCAGGACCTACGTTTTCCCGGAGACTGAATTCATCGCAGTGACCGCATACCAGAATGATAAG ATCACTCAATTAAAAATTGACAACAATCCCTTTGCCAAAGGTTTTCGGGACACCGGGaatggaaggagggaaaaaag GAAGCAGCTGACCCTGCAGTCCATGCGGGTGTACGACGAGaggcagaagaaggaaaacccCACCTCGGACGAGTCCTCCAACGAGCAGACGGCCTTCAAGTGCTTTGCCCAGTCCTCCTGCCCCGCCGTGCCTGCTGTCGGCACCTCGAGCCTCAAAG ATCTCTGCCCCAGCGAGGGAGACAGCGATGCAGACAGCAAAGACGATCCCTTGCTAGAAGGCAACGAGGCCGGGAAAATCAGCACGACCACCGCCACCACCCCAGCCCCCGCCAGCTCCGCCGCGGCCCCGGGAGACGACCCTCGGGAAAAGGGGGGCAGCCCCTCCAAAAGCCACTTTTTCCCCGGTGATTCGGCGGGGAATCGAAGCCGAGAGAGGACGGAGAAAGCCCCTCCGGACTCCCGGCACAGCCCGGCTACTATCTCTTCCAGCACTCGAGGGGGAAGTTTGAGCGGCGAGGAACTGAAAAGCCCCCTCAGGGATGGTCCCAAAGTAGATGAGAACCGGCTGCTGGGTAAAGAGCCCTTCACCCCCCTCACGGTCCAGACCGACAGCACGGCCCACCTGAGCCAGGGACACTTGCAAAACCTCGGctttcccccagccctggccgGCCAGCAGTTCTTCAACCCGCTGGGGAACGGGCACCCGCTGCTGCTGCACCCCGGGCAGTTCGCCATGGGGGGGGCTTTCTCCGGCATGGCCGCGGGGATGGGGCCACTGCTCGCCACCGTCTCCGGGGCGTCCGCCGGGGTCTCTGGACTGGACAACACGGTCATGGCCACGGCGGCGGCCCAGGGACTCTCGGGAGCATCGGCTGCTGCTTTACCTTTCCATCTGCAGCAGCATGTCCTGGCTTCTCAG GGCCTGGCCATGTCTCCCTTCGGAAGTCTCTTCCCTTACCCCTACACCTACATGGCAgcggcggccgccgcctccAGCGCGGCTTCCAGCTCGGTTCACCGACACCCCTTCCTCAGCGCCGTGCGGCCGCGGCTCCGCTACAGCCCCTACCCCCTGCCCGTCCCCCTGCCCGACGGCAGCAGCCTCCTCACCACCGCCCTGCCCGGCCTGGCCGCCGGCTCTAGCGAAGGTAAAACCGGGGGTTTAAACACCAGTCCCGCTTCCGTCCCTCTGGACTCCGCTTCGGACCTCACCAGCCGCTCATCCACCCTCTCCTCCGGCTCCGTTTCCCTCTCCCCCAAACTGGGCGCGGACAAAGAAGCGGCCACCAGTGAACTTCAAAACATCCAGCGCCTGGTCAGTGGGCTCGACCCCAAGCAGGACAGATCCCGCAGCGGTTCCCCATAA